The following proteins are encoded in a genomic region of Diabrotica virgifera virgifera chromosome 1, PGI_DIABVI_V3a:
- the LOC114332650 gene encoding coiled-coil domain-containing protein 112-like yields the protein MPVICITELNKLVCFQQCLEKSISATVDHLKKFPTYQYVPDMYVEQEQDRRREKESIRSNIDEIVGNLQSKIKFLKCYSSVNNTDLKKFKHEMIMIQDLIQTLVRNSKMKLKDLDIEYIDINQDLDYYKEKMFEWSEPINIKEPSSIKTDCKRPYSNLKCVEIREFIDFVKRSGGHENGWDKDDHELFIKFRNKFKDVSIVSQKINEILPDKSIQDVQEHEMWYKKYMVLKRNKKEALRRWQETKTKPKLSTVGKLLNDVKKPVLVNKSENYREKLVQWKFEKEEKLRKHLSMEEIEQQKRREMADMRKRRNEEMKRVVEEWKTAKNLLDQECTKRKKEQEENERKRKAAEANKLIKQYQIQDDYYILKMRQHKKRLETLQPVRSKSSQIAKRDPDRLLKPTEQWRNRVQDDTRYPFEEVIPLKKLPKLKVPDWRKKIDQ from the coding sequence ATGCCTGTAATATGCATaactgaactaaataaattaGTTTGTTTTCAACAATGTTTGGAGAAATCTATATCTGCAACTGTAGACCACCTCAAGAAGTTTCCCACTTATCAATATGTTCCAGATATGTACGTAGAACAAGAACAAGACAGACGAAGAGAAAAAGAAAGTATACGCTCTAACATAGATGAAATTGTAGGCaatttacaatcaaaaattaagtttttaaagTGTTATAGTTCTGTAAATAACACAGACTTAAAGAAGTTTAAACACGAGATGATTATGATCCAAGATTTAATACAGACTTTGGTGAGAAATAGTAAAATGAAACTAAAAGATTTAGATATAGAATACATAGATATAAATCAAGATCTAGATTATTATAAAGAAAAAATGTTTGAGTGGTCAGAACCGATTAATATTAAAGAACCTTCTAGTATAAAAACCGATTGCAAAAGACCATATAGTAATTTGAAGTGCGTAGAAATAAGAGAGTTCATAGATTTCGTCAAAAGAAGTGGGGGTCATGAAAATGGCTGGGATAAAGATGACCATGAGCTCTTCATTAAGTTCAGAAACAAATTTAAGGATGTATCAATAGTCTCCCAAAAGATAAACGAGATACTACCAGATAAAAGTATACAAGATGTTCAAGAACACGAAATGTGGTATAAAAAGTATATGGTTCTTAAAAGAAACAAAAAGGAAGCTTTGAGAAGGTGGCAGGAAACAAAAACCAAACCGAAACTAAGTACAGTGGGAAAACTGTTAAACGATGTTAAAAAACCTGTTTTAGTGAATAAATCAGAAAATTACAGAGAGAAACTCGTACAGTGGAAGTTTGAAAAAGAAGAAAAGTTGAGGAAACATTTAAGTATGGAAGAGATAGAACAACAAAAGAGAAGAGAGATGGCAGATATGAGAAAAAGACGAAACGAAGAAATGAAAAGAGTAGTAGAAGAATGGAAAACTGCAAAAAATTTATTAGACCAGGAATGTACAAAAAGGAAAAAGGAACAAGAAGAGAACGAAAGAAAAAGGAAAGCTGCGGAAGCTAACAAATTGATCAAACAATACCAAATTCAAGATGACTACTATATCCTAAAAATGAGACAGCATAAGAAGCGTCTGGAGACTCTTCAACCAGTAAGAAGTAAATCGAGCCAAATTGCCAAAAGAGATCCAGATCGACTGCTGAAACCGACAGAACAATGGAGAAACAGGGTTCAAGATGACACTAGGTATCCTTTTGAAGAAGTTATTCCATTAAAGAAGTTACCAAAGTTGAAGGTTCCCGATTGGAGGAAGAAAATAGATCAATAA